A window of the Mytilus trossulus isolate FHL-02 unplaced genomic scaffold, PNRI_Mtr1.1.1.hap1 h1tg000050l__unscaffolded, whole genome shotgun sequence genome harbors these coding sequences:
- the LOC134699245 gene encoding ribosomal RNA small subunit methyltransferase NEP1-like: MAASREHVSTKVIKSVNKSSNEKRVIVILERASLESVKVGKQFELLNCDKHKGLAKKFKRDISQCRPDITHQCLLMLMDSPLNRAGLLQVYIHTEKNVLIEINPQTRIPRTFDRFCGLMVQLLHKLSIHAADGPQKLLKVIKNPIADHLPVGCQKVGTSFQADITDIRDIVPDNEPMVFVVGALAHGSVDVDYIEKTVSISNYPLSAALTCAKLCSAFEEKWGVI, translated from the exons atggcCGCCTCCAGAGAACATGTGTCTacaaaagttataaaatctgTGAATAAATCAAGCAATGAAAAGAGAGTCATTGTGATTTTAGAACGAGCATCTTTAGAATCGGTCAAG GTTGGAAAACAGTTTGAGTTATTAAACTGTGATAAACATAAAGGTCTTGCAAAGAAATTTAAAAGAGATATATCACAGTGTCGACCAGACATCACACATCAG TGTCTATTGATGTTGATGGACAGTCCTTTAAACAGAGCAGGATTATTACAAGTCTACATACACACAgagaaaaatgtattaatagaGATCAACCCACAGACTAGGATTCCTAGAACTTTTGACAGATTCTGTGGCCTTATGG TTCAGCTGTTGCACAAACTTAGCATACACGCAGCAGATGGACCACAGAAACTATTAAAG GTGATCAAGAATCCCATTGCAGATCATTTACCAGTAGGTTGTCAGAAAGTTGGTACCTCCTTCCAGGCTGATATTACAGATATACGTGATATAGTACCCGACAATGAACCAATGGTTTTTGTTGTGGGCGCCCTAGCACATGGCAGT GTTGATGTGGATTACATAGAAAAGACAGTATCAATCAGTAACTATCCTCTGTCAGCTGCATTGACTTGTGCAAAGTTGTGTTCTGCTTTTGAAGAGAAATGGGGAgtcatatga